The Topomyia yanbarensis strain Yona2022 chromosome 3, ASM3024719v1, whole genome shotgun sequence nucleotide sequence gattttctagtttggttgcagatatttgcagattttttagttttgttgcagatatttgcagatttttgaatataaaggcttttggttacactagctttcctgacatttttgttcttcccagacatttaaaattattgttgcagacatttgaaaaaagtacctggcatctctgttaCAAAGCTCATCGCAGTGAATGTCTGCTTTATCAATCGTGGTCGGTCCACTCGATTCCTTGATTAATACAGCAATGATGTAGTAAATAATGGCACAGGACTACTGATACTATCCATCCGAACTACAATGCGACAACCTTGTTCACGGATTCTAAtacaaaaattggtttaatcATTGCATGCTCGAATAATACAAACCTGGTTTAATcatgtgaaatatttttgttagatTGTCCTTGATGCTTTCACTGAAGGGGGAATAGATTAGATATCTGATGATTGATTACAATCGCTTCACCTGCTGCGGGGTATATGTATATTTGGATAAAGATGTAAATTATGGATAGCGTAACGCCAAATATTCAGGTCATGGCAAGAAATTAGTATAGCCATGTCGGAATTCGGTAGAACAATTTGCATGACATctatattttttaaagaaaaacggtTGTCAATTCTACCAAGTGGGTGCTATGGAAGGACATAGACATCGCATTTGTCAAAATAGCTGGTCATACAACTTCCGAATCCGAACCTAAACTGATTGAAATAATGAAGAACACCAATAGAAAAACGAACAATGAAGAACACCATCGATTCGAAAGCATCCAACGACTTCAGATCTTTTGACCAAACCTGTAACCGAATCTTGAGAATCGCAGGTTTGATTATATTCAAAACTTTCTACCAAAGACCCAACCATGAACCAGTATCTTTGATATACTGCAGATAAATGGTTTACGTATCGTATCCGGTAGCGGGTTTCTCCTTTTCAATCAATGTCAATTAGTTTATCCTGGCTAACGCTTGCTTTGTACACTTGCTTGCAAAGTGGCTTACGAAGTTGGTCTGTGCATCCAAATGATTTTTCGCGTTCGTCAGAACGTAAACTGTGAACAAAACTAGAGTAACAAGAAACGTAGCTGTCTAGTAGATAAAATAACCACGGTTCCGTAATATGCCCACCGACGTGCCAGTTTccttaattgtttaaattaaaatactttGTTACACTAGTGGCATCTGTATAATGGTTCgttcaggcacgtagccagagggggggctagggggctaaagccccccccgaaatttttcaaaaataaatttaacaaaccggtgacttttaacaaaacttgttgcttatttggtttgaacaaattattgagaaaaagttaaagaaggctatttctaaccaccgaaggtaatggtcacgaaattcagtgtgctttatgcttttgctcgagccagtgcgaagcgaacaacaaaaaagtaacttttatattgtgtgccttgtctgaagaatacaagagactgttactttaattgtagctgtaataatctgtcgagattagtgattagcagaagcaagaattggtgctccagccaaatgcggtgattataaaattattgatcattcgcatcctgaaggtgtaaatagagattagactttcggaaaccggctctatccagttctaccatggcaggcatttagcgctcaacaaattagtgcagacgaaaccattcatttcgcacaacttaaagcacaaggttgtgtgtgacaatgctataattaagatccttctgtatatggactatgagaaaatgaatgttccgctacaaaatcggataccgcttactcgcagattaatgtcacatttgggagaaatggaatctatttggaagggcaattattgagggcgaaaagcaaggaagatattcgcgaacataaaggcagcaactacgatgatgacacggaaatgtacaataacgagatagaaatgaactactcccccccaagacatagttggtgaggaaaaaaatattattattttattaaaataataggcaatcacgaagagggactaaaatgttgggactgattgaatctataagtcaataagttgggataacagtttcgatttcatgtcttaagtatgtgacagtctttcgttccgtttttgctcgtcatggaataaaatgagagagataatcttaaataagagagcaaagagaggaaaaaatcaaccaatctaaatcgactcaagatcactcttctatctttactatacactcaacacgagttctttccgaattgcgctctgatcttctcatttcgtcttcgttgcgttaggtgcaacaactttaattgaaactttttcccaaatagtgataaaacaaacatgtaatcagacaaacattacaactttcttcaagaaatcatacatctcttccaatcttgatgatgattgaaaaaaatcaagagctaattatttttattcacaatcaaacctattactaaacagattagtgttcatatttgtttaatgaattggcaaagagttttgcaaaagttttacaggaaacggataatttgctgtaatttaaaacagacaactctaaaagaaagcctcggcaaattaggtgcaagtgcgatgtgttctcttccatgtgtcggaagcaagtgatgctgaaattattatctatgtttatagtctctagttattttggtggtgtcatcaatgttatatttaccaaattttatgtaaattagaagcattgagtaatcagtgctaagtaattttctttcgatttgtgaatagattctgagcagtttcgctcagtagattaaattctgggtagtttccattagtagattaaatcattgaaatatatatttgacattgtccaaaaccccacgaattccgaaataaaaccttcaaataaataaataaaaccaaaatgttcaaatataatatttacttaatctaggtaatcttctcaagttacaacggttttgcaagattgtcaaaagtcaatagagctaaggcatttttgctttgtagtgaaatcagtagtttttgcactcactttacattttgacttttactatagttttagggatctaggaaaatcagtctacgatatttttaattcataagtacaatgatataaaaagtacctaaaaagaatcaacttaaaCAGATAAAAAGATAGTTGTTAGCGAACCCCTGGGTTCTAGCGCACCCCTGAATAGACTATCCCTACCGCGAAACAAGTGACGTGGATAGATGACAGAATAAAGACAGGGCAATGACAGACATGAGTAATCAGTTATCGGAGATTTATTAAAAGCATATATATATCGTTGTTATTTAACTAAATTTACTTAAAATTACTTAGAGCTAAAATATAAATTGGGCATTGTGAACTTAAACTAGCTTAGCCTAGAAAAGGAGGTAACATTATAAATTTAATTCGTAAGGTTTACTATTATTACTATTGCTGAATTAATTTCATATGAAGAACCACGTTAAGTTTCGATATCCTAACCTCAAATCAGTATCAGCGTTCTGGCACCAGATAGAACCGTAGGCAAATCCTGGAGCAGCAAGCAGCTCAGAATCGGGTTAAAAAATTAGGCGTTATTAAACGTAAGTTATCTCACATATTTATATAGAATTAGTTAAAACACAATATTCCTTTCAttcagaaattttaaatataccgCAAATCACGGGGAATGATCACGGATCTTGATGTAGCCTCTGATCGTGCTTCGATGGGCGAAGGCTCCAAGCAAATTTACAGTGGGCATAGTTGCAAAACATGTACATTAGCCGATAGCAGCAGAATGGTTCAATACGATAACTGTGATGATTGGCACCATTTCACGTGTGTAGGAGTCTCGCAGCTGGTGCAATACGAAGATTGGTGTTGTATCAAATGCAGTTCTATGAAGCTAATAAAAGGAAAACAAAAGTATACAGGAACAAAGCCGAAGCTGGTCAGGAAAAATAGGAACAAAGAAGCCAGGTAAACCTCGAAAACGCAAATCGATCGAAGAGCAATCGGATGTGAAAATCAACGGTAAAAATACGGAGTACCAGCTTCGCGCGAAAGAACAAGTCGGAAATCACTCGAAAGCTGGATCGGTTAAATCTACTGTTTCCAATTCAGTTAAAGCGCGGCTGGAACTTAAGCTTCGTAAGCTGGAGGCTGAACAAACTATACTAGATGAGAAGAGAAAGCTTCTAGATGAACAACTGAGCGTTATGGAGGAACTGGCTGAGCTGCAGAGCGAGCGGGGAAGCAAAAGCGTGCATGAGGACTGCAATTCTCGGGTTCACGACTGGCTGAGTAAGGAGTTTTCTGAAAAAATGAACATCTCTCAAAATGAAAGCGAATCATCTAAAGCGAATGAACTCGCCGAATCAGAAGAAACAAGCTCTTACGAAGAAGATGAATCTGGAGACTCGACGGACGAATCCGACCAGGATGAAGCGGATCTAGAACTAGCACGTAGCTTTTGTCCAAAGAAACGGTCCACCCCCAAAGACGAGGGTAACAAGCGAATGAGCCGAGAGCACAATTCCGCTACTAAGTGCAAACCAACATCCTGTATCTTGACTCGAAATCAGTTAGCAGCTTGTCAGATCGTTTCCAAGGAACTTCCTATCTTTACCGGAAATCCCGAGGAGTGGCCAATGTTTCTCTCAACTTATGAGAACACTACATCAATGTGCGGTTTTCGGGACGACGAATATATGATCCGCCTTCGAAACTGTCTGAAGGGAAATGCGCTCACATCGGTTCGAAGTTTTCTTCTTCACCCTTCTACTGTGGACAAAGCGATGGCAGCTCTTAAATTGCGGTTTGGTCAACCACACTCAATCATCAACGCCTTGAAGGAAAAAATTCTTTGTATACCGCCTTTGAAGCCAGATGCAATTGACAAACTTATCGACTTCGCGTTGGCTGTGCAAAATCTGTATGCGACCATCGGTGCATGTGGGCATAAAGAATATTTGCGGGACGTATCTTTACTGCAGGAACTTGTAGCCAAACTTCCACCTTCTATCAGATTAGACTGGGCCAGGCAGTGTAGAAATCTTCGAAAGGTGAATTTAGCCGCTTTCAGTAAATGGGTTTATACGCTTGCTGAGGATGCCTGTCTCGTCGTTGGGAATACCGACAAGCAGCAGTTTCACGACCAATATGGGCCACGCAAAGGAAAAGCCACATTAAACGTGCACTCTGAATTGGCGGGATCCAGCCTACAATATGAGAAGTCGCCGAAACAGGAAGCACCAACTGGAGCACTTGATAATGAGAACACCGCGAGTTGCGCCATCTGCCGAGGAGAATGTCAATCACTAGAAAGATGCCAAAAATTCCAGAATTTATCGTACGATGAAAAATGGGCTGCTGTACGTGAGTTCAAGGTCTGTCGAAAGTGCCTAAAAAATCACAAGGGGGGATGCAATTATCAACCATGTGGTAGGGATGGATGTATATTTAAACACCATCCGCTATTACACAAAGTTCTTAAAGCGGAATCACCAATTACATGTACACCAAACGGAGCCCAATCATGTAATACCCACCGAACCCAACCAAATTCAAGTCTTTTCCGTTATGTGCCTGTTGTCCTGCACGGTAAACAAAAGAGCGTTGAATGTTACGCGTTTCTCGATGACGGATCAGAATTGACACTCATTGACCAAGAGATTGCTAATGAACTAGAGCTCGCAGGTATTCCACGTCCATTATGCCTTAAATGGACTGGTGGCACTGAGCGATACGAAGCTGAATCACAAAGTGTAGACCTGTTCATCTCCGGACAGAATGGCAAACGGTATCTCATGGACGATGTGCGCACTGTCCAAGAACTTCAGCTGCCCAGACAAACACTAGACGTTGAACGTCTTCAGAATTTACATCCTTATCTTCGAGGTATACCCGTGCAATCTTATCGTGATGTCTGCCCACGCATTCTGATTGGTGTGAAACATGCCAGTGTGTCGCTAGTACGTAAAAGCCGCGAGGGGCAACCATCTCAACCCATTGCAATTAAAACCAACGTGGGTTGGATCGTTTATGGTGGATCGTCGACGGAACAATCGGTTACCATGACACACTTTACCAATCACGAATGCTCATGCGATGGCAATCATGACGACGCTCTTGTTCGCACAATGAAGGAATACTTTAACTTAGACAGCTTAGGTGTCACGAGACCCGTAAAAGATATCCGTTCCAGAGATGATGAATACGCCCTAAACCTTTTAAATGAACTCACGCGTATCAATGGGCAACGTTTCGAAACTGGACTACTCTGGCGACAAGGTGCGATTCGACTGCCAGACAGCAAGTCGATGGCATTGCAGCGCTTTAAAAGCTTGGAAAAACGCATGGAAAGGGAAGAAATACTATCCCATACCTTGAACGAGAAGATTGCGGATTATCGCGCAAAAGGATATATACGCAAATTGGAAAGTGAAGAAATCAACCGAGTGCATGAGCATGTTTGGTATTTGCCTGTGTTTCCCGTTACGAATCCAAACAAACCAGGCAAGGTGAGGATAGTCTGGGACGCGGCAGCATGCAGTTATGGTATCTCTCTGAATTCCGCACTGCTCACCGGTCCTGATCTGCTGGTTTCTTTGATATCTGTTCTCTACAAATTCCGTGAACGTCGATTTGCCATATGTGGCgatatttgtgaaatgtttCACCAAATTCGTATGCGTCGGGAGGACCAAAACTTTCAACGGTTTCTATGGCGAGACGACTGTACGCAGAAGGAGCCAAGCGTTTTTGTTATGCAGGTGATGACGTTTGGGGCGTGTTGCTCACCCTGTAGCGCACAGTTTGTCAAAAACCACAACGCGGAGCGCTTTGCTAAAGACTATCCAGAAGCTGTGAATGCAATCATCAAAAGTACATACGTCGACGACATGTTATGCAGCGTTGATACAGAGGATGAGGCCGTTCGTCTGGCGCAGGAAGTCTATTTCGTTCACAAGCAAGGGGGATTCGAAATCAGAAATTGGATGTCAAATTCCCCCCGCGTGTTGGCTGCTTTGAACGAAGATCAGTGGACAGAAAAGAGCTAAGACTTAACTTCGGACTTAGCTACGGAAAAGGTTCTGGGAATGTGGTGGTGCACTGCTTCTGATTGCTTCACATTCAAGATCAATTGGCACCGTTTCGatgaaaacattctcaatgggaGTCGTCACCCTACAAAACGAAAAGTACTACGGACACTCATGACCATCTACGATCCAATAGGACTTATTTCACAttatttgatgttcctgaaagtGCTTTTGCAAGACATATGGCGGTCATCTGTAGGATGGGACGACGCAATAGAAGAAACACATAACAACAAGTGGCGCACATGGCTCAAACTTCTTCCACAagtagaaaatttgaaaattccaaGGTGCTATTTACCAACCACGATCGCAGGCGATTTAATAGATGTCCAACTACATACTTTTGTAGATGCTAGCGAGTTGGGAATGTCTGCGGTAGTTTACCTTCGAATTGAAAGAGGGGCCAGAATAGAATGTTCATTGGTCGGCTCAAAAACACGTGTCGCTCCTATAAAATATCTCACGATTCCAAGGTTAGAACTACAAGCAGCGGTAATCGGTGCAAGGCTAGCTGATTCTATTGCCGGTAGTCTTTCCATAAAGATCTCCCGTCGATTTTTCTGGAGTGACTCTCGAAACGTACTGTCCTGGCTCCGTGCGGATCATCGAAGATACAGTCAATTCGTTGCGGCTCGTGTGAGTGAAGTTCTTGAACTGACGGAGCTCAAAGACTGGCGGTGGGTtccaacaaaacaaaatgttgctGACGAAGGAACCAAATGGCAACGGCAACCGAGTCTAACAATTGATAGTAGGTGGTTCAATGCACCAACGTTTCTTCACCTACCGGAGACAGAATGGGTCGTGACGCCGCTTGAATTGAGAGTTACAGAGGAGGAGCTTCGTGTTACTGTTCATACCCacatcaaaggcaaagatccgATCTTGTTGGCGAAGGACTTCTCGTCCTGGAGACGCTTAATTCGCGTTACAGCTTACGTGCTGCGCTTCATAAATAATGTTCATCGCAACCAGTTGACTAAAACCTCTAGCTACCTGTCTGGCGATGAGATAAAGCGCGCGGAAGAGTATCATTTCAGGCAAGCACAGAAAGATGCGTATCCAGCAGAATTGTTTATACTAAAAATAGAGAAGGAAGAACAagcaaaaattagaaaaattccTAGGAATAGTTCAATTTACGGATTGAATGCAGTTTTGGACCACAGTGGACtaataagaatgaaaggaaGAACTGGGGCGTGTCCCTATCTGGATGCAGAGGCTATTAGTCCAATTATTCTCCCATGGGATCATCATATAACCAAACTAGCTGTAATTGACTTCCACGAAAAATATCATCACCAGAATCAGGAAGCGGTTATCAACGAGGTCAAGCAACGGTTCTGTATTCCACGACTAAGAAGACTCTACGGCCAGATTCGATCGAGCTGTCAACGTTGCAAGATACGTGATGCAAACCCGCAACCTCCAGCGATGGCGGACCTACCTCCTTGCAGATTAGCAGCGTACGATCGGCCCTTCATACATACAGGTGTCGACTATTTCGGTCCGATGGAAGTAACAGTGGGACGAAGGGTAGAAAAAAGGCGGGGTGTCCTGCTAACGTGTCTTACTATCCGAGCAGTACACCTGGAAATAGCTAGCTCTCTCAACACAAGCTCCTGTATTATGGCTTTGAGAAACTTCGCCGTACGACGTGGAATGCCTGCTGCATTCTACAGCGATCGAGGAACAAATTTCATTGGTAGTGATCGGGAATTAAAACGGCTTATACATGGTATCGATCAAACCCTCATGGCAAAAGAGTTTACAACACCACAGACTACATGGCACTTCAATCCACCGGCGGCTCCCCATATGGGGGGGAGCTGGGAACGGCTGATACGATCGATAAAGCGAAACCTATCGGAGATAATGAAGGCCAGACGCCCAACTGATGAAGAATTACGGAATGCACTGCTGGAAATCGAAGGTATTCTGAATTCGCGCCCTCTGACGCACGTACCTGTGGATAACGAATCAGCACCAGCACTTACACCTAACCACTTCCTGTTAGGATCCTCAGATGGATCTAAACCGTTGACAATCTTGAACGATAGTTCGATTTCATTACGACGTGGGTGGCAAACATCGCAGGTCATTGCTAATCAATTCTGGAAGAGATGGCTTCGTGACTACTTACCCGAAATAACGCGGCGCTCCAAATGGTTTGATAAAGTAAAACCAATTGAAATAGGCGACATTGTTATGATCGTGGATGCTGATCATCCCAGGAACTGCTGGCCCAAAGGACGAGTCATTAATACAGTCAACAAGGATGGGCAGGTTCGAAGAGCTACGATACAAACGGAACGAGGTATTTATGAACGACCAGCTGTTAAATTGGCAGTTCTTGACGTAGGGTGCGTTGCGGAGTAGGCCGCTCTGAATAGATTCGGCATACTTGGGGGGGAGTGTTAGCGAACCCCTGGGTTCTAGCGCACCCCTGAATAGACTATCCCTACCGCGAAACAAGTGACGTGGATAGATGACAGAATAAAGACAGGGCAATGACAGACATGAGTAATCAGTTATCGGAGATTTATTAAAAGCATATATATATCGTTGTTATTTAACTAAATTTACTTAAAATTACTTAGAGCTAAAATATAAATTGGGCATTGTGAACTTAAACTACCCAAATAACCACATGCATTATATTGAAGCATTATTTTAACATCGATAATGTTCATTTGCTCTAAAACTACTTTCTTAAAGCAGTGCTACCATAACACAACATCCCAAATGTTTCAAGACATTGCCTCTTATGAGCAATGTAACAGGCATTATACACACCTTTAGAGCAACGGTTTAGTGTTTGATTGCATTGCATTTACAAATGCTTTGACGCTCTGCTGCGCTACATTTGAAAAGCATATAATGCTTGAACTAAATGTTACGAaacattaaaataatttgacgtttatgaagaaaatgttctaataaaaaaatatcaaccTGAAACAACATGGAGAGTAGTGTGGCAAACGGACAATTTTCTACGAATGGGGCAAAAATATCGGAGCGCTGTAGCACCTATAGCTTTTAACCAATCCTATTTCCGTGGAGGAATACATGAAACTAAACAACACGAGTATGCATCCCTATAATTTCCAACTCAGATGAAGCATATCATAGAGAAACCACTAAATGCTCATTATTTCATCTGCACAATTTGATGTCAATACTAACCATGTTTCGGAATCTCTACTAAAAACTGATCTCTGCTTCGTTTGTTGATGTTTATATTTCGCGATCCGAGAGCCACCCGATAAATACTAATCTActcaaaaaatgacaaatgtttgCACCTCTCCTTCTATACCGGCGTGTCATTGCATTAACAAAGGCTATATAATGTAAAACGTTATTcatatattgcaaatatcattccgtcGGCAGCTATCCTCCACAGATAAGAGTGCTAACGGCCTACCTCGTATGAAGCTGATGTCAGATGATCATGGTTCGGATCCcctaaaattaatttaaaaaatctgaaggaattgaaattttgtggtgatgttAATGTTGTAATAAGAAGAAATGGaaaaaaggaaaacgttcatttttcattttaattattttcattttgatatTATATCAGCCTTATGTAGTGTTGTATAACATCGATCTGTCAAAACGAAACAAACATTATTGCAGCATCTAGTAATGCCTTTAGCAGACTGAAGCTTTATAAGAGCGTTattaatgtaaaataaatgctTTCTTTAACAGCTCTTACATCAGTCGCTTAATCGCCCTTTTCCACTTTATAAAAGCATTGGTGTAGCATTTACAGCAATGAAGCATTTTATCGCATTCGACGAACGACTCATTTAAGACTGTTaactttacatcatttgaagcgtcgtggttacttgggtagctTAGCCTAGAAAAGGAGGTAACATTATAAATTTAATTCTTAAGGTTTACTATTATTACTATTGCTGAATTAATTTCATATGAAGAACCACGTTAAGTTTCGATATCCTAACCTCAAATCAGTATCAGCGTTCTGGCACGTGATAGAACCGTAGGCAAATCCTGGAGCAGCAAGCAGCTCAGAATCGGGTTAAAAAATTAGGCGTTATTAAACGTAAGTTATCTCACATATTTATATAGAATTAGTTAAAACACTATATTCCTTTCATTCAGAAATGTTAAATATACCGCAAACTTCGAACGAATAGCCGGTGTATTACTGATTTGGAAAATCAACaatagttattctgagttgcctgataatgttgtcgaagatagtctttaacccattacctatgagagtcaaatgaaaaaaaaacatgtgttttttcaggattgttttgattacgacatgatcagtatcatttaaattgaaaatttcataaagtcgagttaacgcaaacttcggatgaagtcaaagagctagtaatagtagaaagaaacctgatcatgaaaat carries:
- the LOC131687616 gene encoding uncharacterized protein LOC131687616 produces the protein MITDLDVASDRASMGEGSKQIYSGHSCKTCTLADSSRMVQYDNCDDWHHFTCENKSIQEQSRSWSGKIGTKKPGKPRKRKSIEEQSDVKINGKNTEYQLRAKEQVGNHSKAGSVKSTVSNSVKARLELKLRKLEAEQTILDEKRKLLDEQLSVMEELAELQSERGSKSVHEDCNSRVHDWLSKEFSEKMNISQNESESSKANELAESEETSSYEEDESGDSTDESDQDEADLELARSFCPKKRSTPKDEGNKRMSREHNSATKCKPTSCILTRNQLAACQIVSKELPIFTGNPEEWPMFLSTYENTTSMCGFRDDEYMIRLRNCLKGNALTSVRSFLLHPSTVDKAMAALKLRFGQPHSIINALKEKILCIPPLKPDAIDKLIDFALAVQNLYATIGACGHKEYLRDVSLLQELVAKLPPSIRLDWARQCRNLRKVNLAAFSKWVYTLAEDACLVVGNTDKQQFHDQYGPRKGKATLNVHSELAGSSLQYEKSPKQEAPTGALDNENTASCAICRGECQSLERCQKFQNLSYDEKWAAVREFKVCRKCLKNHKGGCNYQPCGRDGCIFKHHPLLHKVLKAESPITCTPNGAQSCNTHRTQPNSSLFRYVPVVLHGKQKSVECYAFLDDGSELTLIDQEIANELELAGIPRPLCLKWTGGTERYEAESQSVDLFISGQNGKRYLMDDVRTVQELQLPRQTLDVERLQNLHPYLRGIPVQSYRDVCPRILIGVKHASVSLVRKSREGQPSQPIAIKTNVGWIVYGGSSTEQSVTMTHFTNHECSCDGNHDDALVRTMKEYFNLDSLGVTRPVKDIRSRDDEYALNLLNELTRINGQRFETGLLWRQGAIRLPDSKSMALQRFKSLEKRMEREEILSHTLNEKIADYRAKGYIRKLESEEINRVHEHVWYLPVFPVTNPNKPGKVRIVWDAAACSYGISLNSALLTGPDLLVSLISVLYKFRERRFAICGDICEMFHQIRMRREDQNFQRFLWRDDCTQKEPSVFVMQVMTFGACCSPCSAQFVKNHNAERFAKDYPEAVNAIIKSTYVDDMLCSVDTEDEAVRLAQEVYFVHKQGGFEIRNWMSNSPRVLAALNEDQWTEKS
- the LOC131687618 gene encoding uncharacterized protein LOC131687618 codes for the protein MTIYDPIGLISHYLMFLKVLLQDIWRSSVGWDDAIEETHNNKWRTWLKLLPQVENLKIPRCYLPTTIAGDLIDVQLHTFVDASELGMSAVVYLRIERGARIECSLVGSKTRVAPIKYLTIPRLELQAAVIGARLADSIAGSLSIKISRRFFWSDSRNVLSWLRADHRRYSQFVAARVSEVLELTELKDWRWVPTKQNVADEGTKWQRQPSLTIDSRWFNAPTFLHLPETEWVVTPLELRVTEEELRVTVHTHIKGKDPILLAKDFSSWRRLIRVTAYVLRFINNVHRNQLTKTSSYLSGDEIKRAEEYHFRQAQKDAYPAELFILKIEKEEQAKIRKIPRNSSIYGLNAVLDHSGLIRMKGRTGACPYLDAEAISPIILPWDHHITKLAVIDFHEKYHHQNQEAVINEVKQRFCIPRLRRLYGQIRSSCQRCKIRDANPQPPAMADLPPCRLAAYDRPFIHTGVDYFGPMEVTVGRRVEKRRGVLLTCLTIRAVHLEIASSLNTSSCIMALRNFAVRRGMPAAFYSDRGTNFIGSDRELKRLIHGIDQTLMAKEFTTPQTTWHFNPPAAPHMGGSWERLIRSIKRNLSEIMKARRPTDEELRNALLEIEGILNSRPLTHVPVDNESAPALTPNHFLLGSSDGSKPLTILNDSSISLRRGWQTSQVIANQFWKRWLRDYLPEITRRSKWFDKVKPIEIGDIVMIVDADHPRNCWPKGRVINTVNKDGQVRRATIQTERGIYERPAVKLAVLDVGCVAE